Proteins from a single region of bacterium:
- a CDS encoding DUF4160 domain-containing protein has translation MPTISMFYGILVRMFFRDAEKHHAPHIHADYQGSVAVYSILDGTVLAGQLPSNKHKLVVAWIEIHREDLLADWELTVNGKNPFQIKGLDQ, from the coding sequence ATGCCAACAATCTCGATGTTCTACGGAATTCTCGTACGGATGTTTTTTCGAGATGCGGAAAAGCACCATGCGCCACACATTCACGCCGATTACCAGGGCAGCGTGGCGGTCTATTCGATTCTTGATGGCACAGTACTTGCGGGCCAACTTCCCTCAAACAAACATAAACTAGTTGTCGCGTGGATCGAAATTCATCGCGAGGATTTGCTTGCTGACTGGGAACTTACCGTAAATGGAAAAAATCCATTCCAAATCAAGGGACTCGACCAA